In the Burkholderia multivorans ATCC BAA-247 genome, GCTATTGCTCGCAGTCCGCGCATCACGACACGGGCCTGAAGGCCGAGAAGCTGATGGACGTCGACGCGGTGCTCGACGCCGCGCGCGCCGCGAAGGCGAACGGCGCGAGCCGCTTCTGCATGGGCGCCGCATGGCGCAACCCGAAGGAGCGCCACATGCCTGCGCTGACCGAGATGGTGCGCGGCGTGAAGGCGCTCGGCCTCGAGACCTGCATGACGCTCGGGATGCTCGAGGACGAGCAGGCGAAGCAGCTCGCCGACGCGGGCCTCGACTACTACAACCACAACCTCGACACGTCGCCGGAGTTCTACGGGCAGGTGATCTCGACGCGCACGTACCAGGACCGCCTCGACACGCTCGACCGCGTGCGCGACGCGGGGATCAACGTGTGCTGCGGCGGCATCATCGGGATGGGCGAATCGCGCCGCGAACGCGCGGGGCTGATCTCGCAGCTCGCGAACCTGAATCCGTATCCGGAATCGGTGCCGATCAACAATCTGGTCGCGATCGAAGGCACGCCGCTCGCCGGCACCGCGCCGCTCGATCCGTTCGAATTCGTGCGCACGATCGCGGTGGCGCGCATCACGATGCCGAAGGCGGTCGTGCGACTGTCGGCCGGCCGCGAACAGCTCGACGACGGGCTGCAGGCGCTGTGCTTCCTCGCCGGCGCGAACTCGATGTTCTACGGCGACCAGCTGCTCACGACGAGCAACCCGCAGACGCAGA is a window encoding:
- the bioB gene encoding biotin synthase BioB, which gives rise to MTQAQTAAAQPDAIPVAAPSPQRWRVADVVALFELPFNDLIFRAQQVHREHFDANAVQLSTLLSIKTGGCEEDCGYCSQSAHHDTGLKAEKLMDVDAVLDAARAAKANGASRFCMGAAWRNPKERHMPALTEMVRGVKALGLETCMTLGMLEDEQAKQLADAGLDYYNHNLDTSPEFYGQVISTRTYQDRLDTLDRVRDAGINVCCGGIIGMGESRRERAGLISQLANLNPYPESVPINNLVAIEGTPLAGTAPLDPFEFVRTIAVARITMPKAVVRLSAGREQLDDGLQALCFLAGANSMFYGDQLLTTSNPQTQKDRALFERLGIRASEADAMSADA